CCGGTCGTCGCGGTGGCCGGTCGTCAGCGTGACGCGCCCGCCGGGGGGAGTGGATCGGACGGCGTTCGAGACGAGGTTGTCCAATACCTGTGCGAGGTCGCCGGGATCCGCGTCGATCCGGGCGGGACGACCGTCCGTGTGCGAGACGAGGGCGACATCGGCACGATCGGCGGCGTCCCTCCACCGCTCGATCGCCGCGACGACGCAGGCTCGGAGGTCGACATTCTCCGGCGTGCCGCCCGGCTCGGACGATCGCGCGAGTCGAAGGAGGTCTTCGACCAGGCGTTGGAGTCGATCCACCTCGCGTTGAGCCTTCGCGACGTCCGCCTCTGCGCCGGGGACGCGTTCCAAGGCTTCGAGCCGGAGCCGAAGTCCGGTGAGCGGTGTGCGGAGTTGGTGCGAGGCGTCGGCCGTGAACTCCCGCTGTGAGGTGACGAGCTCTTCGACGGACGCCGCCATCCGGTTGAACGACTCGGCGAGCGATCGAACCTCGCTGGGTCCCTCAGGGACGGCGCGACGATCGAGATCGCCGGCCCCCAAGCCCGCGGCGGCCGATTCCAATCGGCGTACCGGACGCGCCAGCGAGGTCGCGAGCAGCCACGCGACCCCGAGCCCCGCGCCGATCACCGCGATGCCCACCAGCCCGATCGCGAGCCAACCGCGCGATACCCGGTCGTCGACCGCGGCGACGGGCCCGGAGACACGGACGGCGCCGACGACCTCGGCATCGTCGAGCACCGGGACCGTGACCAGCAGCAACGTCGCTCCGAGCGTTTCGCTCGAACGGCGTCGCACGTCGATCGCTCCTTGCTCGAGCGCTGCGGCGAGCTCCGGCCGATCGGAGGTCGCGTAGCGTGACCCTATCGCGCCCGATCCCGAGGAGTCGGCGACGACCACTCCGTCTCGCTCGACGACGAGGATCCGCTCGCTCGGCGCGTCCTCTGCGAACCGCCGGACGATCGTCGCGAGGCGTACCCGCTCCTCACGGCTCTCGGGTTCGTCGATCGGTTGTTCGCCGACCCGCGCGACGTCGTCCGCGATCTGCGAGGCCACGAGCGCAGCGCGGCTGCGGAGGTTCGCCTCGAACTCGGCGGCGATCCTCCGCTGCACGTTCAGGGCGAGCGGCACGGCCAGGGCGATCACGGCGACGCTGAGCAGGTAGCCGGCCGCGAGCACGAGGCGTGAGCGGAGGCTCACTTGTCGCCGGCGTCGGGGGCGACGAACCGGAATCCGACGCTGCGCGCCGTGAAGAGGAACCGCGGGTCGGCGGGATCGTCGCTCAACTTCTTGCGCAGCGTGCTGACGTGCACGTCGAGCGTCTTCGTGGATCCGAACCAGTGCTCGTCCCAGACCTCGTCGATCAGGTCGCCGCGCGGGACGATCCGTCCAGCGTGATCCATCAACATCGCGAGGAGATCGAACTCCTTTCGCGTCAGTTCGATCGGTTCCCCGTCGCGGCTGACCGACCGGGTGCCTCGGTCGAGACGAACCCCCGCGATCTCGAGCACGTCCGCCGATCGCGGTGCCTCCTTGGCCCGGCGCAATACCGCACGGATCCGCGCGATCAGCTCGGTCGAGCGGAACGGTTTGACCACGTAATCGTCGGCCCCCAGCTCGAGCCCCACGACCGTGTCGGTCGGGTCGTCCCTGGCCGTGAGGACGATCACCGGCGTCGAAGCGGTCGCCCGCAGTTCGCGGAGGAGGTCGCGCCCGTCGCCGTCGGGCAGCATCAGATCCAGGAGTAGGAGGTCGGGCGGTTCCGCCGCCAGCTCGCTGCGTCCCTGCTCGACCGAGGAGGCTCGCCGCACGAGGAACTGCTCCCGGCCGAGTAGATCCGCGAGGGGCTCCGCGATCGAGTCCTCGTCCTCGACGATGAGGATCCGCGTGGGGGTCACGTTCGCACGATACCGCCCCTTACCGAACGCTTACGTTGTCGGAACTCGGACTTCACGGGTCTCCTCCTACGGTGACGACACGACAGGGTCGATGGGGCCCAGAGGAGAAGGAGGACCCATGCGCAAGATCCTTGGTTCGGCATTGGCCGCGTGTTGTCTCGCGGTGTTCACCCTGGGCGCGCAGCCTGCGTTCGCCAACGACGACGACGTGATCGTCGAGAAGGACTGCAGCGGTCCGAGCGACCTGAAGCTCAAGCTCAGCCCCGAGCACGGCCGGATCGAGGTCGAGTTCGAGGTCGACCAGAACGTGGTCGGCGACAGCTGGCGAGTCGTGCTCCGCCACGACGGCGAGCGCTTCTTCCGAGGCGTCCTCGTGACGCAGGAGCCCAGCGGGTCGTTCGAGGTCCGGCGGGTCGTCGACAACGAACAGGGCGACGACCTGATCCAGGCGAAGGCGCGGAACCTGGCGACCGACGAGCTCTGTCGGGGAGCGGCGGTCGCGACGTTCGGTACCAGCTGAGGTCACCGAACGCGGCATGAGCTGCAACGGTCCCGGCGGGAGTTTCTCCTCGCCGGGACCGTTGCGCCCTCAGCCCTGCAGCGCCCGGAAGAAGCAGGAACGCTCGCCCGTGTGACAGGCGGAGCCCGTCTGGTGCACGCGGGCGAGCACGACATCGGCGTCGCAGTCGACGCGGAGCTCCTCCCAGTGCTGCACGTTGCCGCTCGTGTCGCCCTTGCGCCACAGTTCCTGCCGGGAACGGCTCCAATAGACCATCCTGCCCTCGGCAAGCGTGTGGTCCAGCGACTCGCGGTTGGCCCACGCGAACATCAGCACCTCGTTCGAGTCCGCGTCCTGCACGATCACGGGGATCAGTCCGCGTTCGTCGAAGCGCAGACCGACGAGATCGACGGCGGATCGGTCGAGAGCGTCGTCGTTCGATTCGCTCATCCCTTCTTCCCCCTCACAGCCGCACCGGGATGCCGCGCTCGGCCATCGAGGACTTGACCTCGCGGATCGAGAGCTCCTCGAAGTGGAACCGGCTCGCCGCGAGCACCGCGTCGGCGCCGCCGTCGAGCACCGCGTCGCCGAAGTCCTCCTTCGCTCCCGCGCCGCCGCTCGCGACCAGGGGGACCGTCGTCGCGGAGCCGACCGCACGCAGCAGCTCGAGATCGTAGCCCTCGCCCGTGCCGTCCCGGTCCATCGAGGTGAGCAGGATCTCGCCCGCGCCCCGCTGGGCGGTCGCCTCGACCGCCCACTCGACCGCCCGACGATCCGTCGGGGTGCGGCCCGCGTCGACCACGACCTCCCAGCGTTCGTCGGCCGACTCACCGGTGGCTCGCGCGTCGATCGCGATCACGATGCACTGGGTGCCGAAGCGGTCCGCGCACCGCTGGAGCAGCGCGGGCTCGCGCACCGCCGCGGAGTTGATCGCCACCTTGTCCGCACCCGCCCGGAGCAACGCCCGAACGTCGTCCTCGGTCCTCACCCCGCCGCCGACCGTGAGCGGGATGAACACCTGCTCGGCGGTCGCGCCGATCACCTCGAGCGTGCTCGCACGTCCTTCGACCGTCGCGGTGATGTCGAGGAACACGAGCTCGTCTGCGCCCTCGGCGTCGTAGCGCGCGGCCAGCTCGACCGGGTCGCCCGCGTCGCGGAGGTCGACGAAGTTCGTCCCCTTCACGACGCGGCCCGCGTCGACGTCCAGGCACGGGATCAGGCGGGTGGCGAGGGTCATCCCCGGACGACCTCCGAGAGCTTGATCGTACCGACGTAGAAGGCCTTGCCGACCACGGCCGCCTCGCACCCGAGCTCGCGGAGCCCCCAGACGTCCTCCGCGTTGCGAACGCCGCCGCTCGCGATCACCGGAACATCTCCCGCGAGCTCGATCACCCGTTCGTACAGCTCGGTATCGGGACCGTCCATCGTGCCGTCCATCTTGATCGAGGTGACGAGGTAGCGGGGAGAGCCGGCCGTGGTGAGCGCGGGGATCGACTCCTCGATCGGCGGGCCGGCCTCTTGCCAACCGCGCACCATCACGCGGCCGTCTTTGACGTCGACGGCGACGACGATCCTGTCGTCGTACTTCGCGACGGCGTCACGCACGAAATCGGGGTTCGCAGCGGCGGCGGTACCGAGCACCGCGCGTTCGGCCATGCGCGGAGCGAGCACCGTGTCGAGCGCTTCCATCGTGCGGATCCCACCGCCGAGCTGCACGGGGATCGCCACCGTGCGGATGATCTCCTTCACGCTCTCGCGGTTGTCGCCGGTGCCGAGGGCGGCGTCGAGGTCGACGAGATGCAGGCGCCGCGCTCCGTCCTCCTCGAACCGCTTCGCCACCTCCACGGGCTCGGTCGCGTACTCGGTCTCGGCCTCCGGGTCGCCCCGGAACAGCCGTACCGCGCGCCCGCCGCGCAGGTCGATCGCCGGGATCACGATCATCGGGATCCGGCCTCCTTCACGAACGTCTCGTAGAGCTGCAATCCGGCCTCGCCGGACTTCTCGGGGTGGAACTGCGTCGCGAACACGTTGTCGCGCGCCAGCACCGATGCGAACACCCGCCCGTGCTCGGTCGTGCCGATCGTCCCGGGCGTGTCGACGTCGGGGGCGTAGGAGTGGACGAAGTAGAACCGTGTTCCCGAGGGGAGCTGGGCCGTGTACGGGTGCGCAGCGGTCCAGGCGACCTCGTTCCATCCCATGTGCGGCACCTTGATCTCGCCGGTCAGCAACCGCGAGGTTCCTTCGAGAACGCCGATCCCTTCTTCCGTGTCCTCCTCGCTCCCGTTCAGGAACACCTGCAGGCCCACGCAGACACCGAACACCGGTCGCCCGGAGGCCACCGCGTCTCGCACGACGACATCGAGCCCGCGCATCGCGAGGCTGCGCTTGCACGCGCCGAAATGCCCCACGCCGGGAACGAGCACCGCGTCGGTGCGAGCCGCCTCGCCGCCGTCGTCGGTCACTCGCACATCCGCACCGACCCGCTCGAGGGCGCGTGCCACCGAGTGCAGGTTCCCGGAGTCGTAGTCCAGGACCGCGATCGAGGTCACAGGGTTCCCTTCGTGGACGGGATCGTGGAGCGGCCGGTCAGGCTCACCGCGTCGCCGAGGGCGCGTGCCAGTGACTTGAACTCCGCCTCGACGACGTGGTGCGGGCTGCGGCCGGAGACCAGCCGCAGGTGCAGCGTCATCTGCGCGCTCGTCGCGAACGCCTGCATGAAGTCCTCGGTCAGCCCCGTGTCGAAGGCGCCGATCGTTTCCGCGGGAACGGGAACCTCGTGCACGAGGTAGGGGCGCCCGGACAGATCGAGGGCGCAGTCCACCAGGGCCTCGTCGATCGGAACCGAACACGATCCGAACCGCCGGATCCCCGCTTTGTCGCCGAGAGCCTCGGACAGCGCCTGGCCGACGGCCAGCCCGATGTCCTCCACGGTGTGGTGGCCGTCGACGTCGAGGTCGCCCTTCGCGGCGACGTCCAGATCGAACCCGGCGTGCTTGCCGAGCTGGCCCAGCATGTGATCGAAGAACGGCATCCCGGTGTCGGCGTTGGCCGCTCCATCTCCGTCGAGCTGGAGCTCGACACGGATCTGGGTCTCCTTCGTCGTGCGATCGACGCTCGCGCGTCGCGGGGCCTCGCTCATCACAGCACCTCCTTCATCGTCTTCAGGAACAGATCCACTTCGTCGGGTGCGCCGGCCGTCACGCGCAGTCCTTGCGGCACCACTGTGGTGAGATCGCGTACGAGGACACTGCGGTCGAGCAGCCGCTGCCAGAGGTCTTTGGCGTCCGTTCCGCCCGGTGGTGTGAACAGCACGAAGTTCGCGTCGCTCGGGAACACCGTTACGCCCACGAGCGCCTGCAACGCCGCGACGATACGATCGCGTTCGCGCCGGATCGCATCCAGGATCGCCACCGCCTCCGTGCGGTGGTGCAGCGCGGTGATGCCGGCGGCCTGGGTGAGCGCCGACAGGTGATAGGGCAACCGCACCACCCGAAGGTCGTCGACCACCTGCGGGTCGGCGAGGCAGTAGCCCACGCGCGCTCCCGCGAGCGCGAACGCCTTCGAGAGCGTGCGGACCACGACGACGTTCGGGCGCGAGGCCACCAGGGGGAGCGCGCTCTCGCCGCCGAACTCGATGTAGGCCTCGTCGACGATCACGAGCGACGTGGGCAGCGCCTCGGCGAGCGCCCGCGTGATCTCGACGGGCTGCGCGTTGCCGGTCGGGTTGTTCGGGGAACAGACGAACACGACATTCGGCTCGGCCGCCACGGCCTGTACGATCTCTTCGTCGCCGATCGTGAACCGTTCCCCGAGCTCGCGGCGGACGACCTCGGTGTTGGTGAGCCACGACAGGCGCGAGTGCAGCGGGTAGGTGGGCTCGAACATGAGTGCGCTGCGGCCCGGGCCGCCGTACGCACTGAGCAGCTCGGTCAGGATCTCGTTCGACCCGTTCGCGGCCCACGTTCCCTCGACCGCGTGGCCGGCCGACGCCGCGAGCCCCTCTCGAAGGCGCGTCGCCTGCCCGTCGGGGTAGCGGTTCAGCGCCAGCTCGGCGACCGCGCGTCCGAGGTCGGCCGAGAAGCCCTCGGGCAGGGGGAACGGACACTCGTTCGTGTTCAGTCGCGCGGCGACGTCGAGCTGCGGGGACACGTACGGTCCGGTGTCGCGGATCCCGGGGCGAGGGTCGGCGCTCATGCGTCCCCGCCTTCCACGGCGCGCTCGTCGCGGACGCGAACCGCACGGGCGTGCCCGACGAGTCCCTCGCTCTCGGCGATCGCCACGACCGACGGGGAGAGCTCGCGCACCGCACCGGGATCCATCTCGATCACCGAGCTCACCGTGACGAAGTCCGCTGCGCGCAGGCCCGACGCGAAGCGGGCGGTACCGGCGGTAGGCAGCACGTGGTTCGAGGCGACCCCGTAGTCGCCGAAGGGAACAGCCGTCCACGGTCCGAGGAAGATCGCGCCGGCGTTGCGCACTCCCGCCACGAACCCGCGAGGATCGGCGACGAGCACCTGCAGGTGCTCGGCCGCGAGGTCGTTGACCGCGTCGGTCGCCTGCTCGAGATCAGCGACCAGGTAGGCGCGGTTACGGGTCAGCGCTTGCTCGACGATCTCCTTCCGGCCGGCCTTGACCACCTCGGCGGCGAGCGCGGCCGCGACGCGCTCGACGAGTCGCGCGTCGGTGGCGACGAGGTTCGTGCTCGCGTCCGGATCGTGTTCCGCCTGGGCGATCAGGTCGATCGCG
The sequence above is a segment of the Actinomycetota bacterium genome. Coding sequences within it:
- a CDS encoding ATP-binding protein, with protein sequence MSLRSRLVLAAGYLLSVAVIALAVPLALNVQRRIAAEFEANLRSRAALVASQIADDVARVGEQPIDEPESREERVRLATIVRRFAEDAPSERILVVERDGVVVADSSGSGAIGSRYATSDRPELAAALEQGAIDVRRRSSETLGATLLLVTVPVLDDAEVVGAVRVSGPVAAVDDRVSRGWLAIGLVGIAVIGAGLGVAWLLATSLARPVRRLESAAAGLGAGDLDRRAVPEGPSEVRSLAESFNRMAASVEELVTSQREFTADASHQLRTPLTGLRLRLEALERVPGAEADVAKAQREVDRLQRLVEDLLRLARSSEPGGTPENVDLRACVVAAIERWRDAADRADVALVSHTDGRPARIDADPGDLAQVLDNLVSNAVRSTPPGGRVTLTTGHRDDRALLAVIDTGPGIPEAERGKIFERFARGASGHAAGEGSGLGLPIARDLVRRWGGELGLARPVPGTGAVFEAVFQERTES
- a CDS encoding response regulator transcription factor, with protein sequence MTPTRILIVEDEDSIAEPLADLLGREQFLVRRASSVEQGRSELAAEPPDLLLLDLMLPDGDGRDLLRELRATASTPVIVLTARDDPTDTVVGLELGADDYVVKPFRSTELIARIRAVLRRAKEAPRSADVLEIAGVRLDRGTRSVSRDGEPIELTRKEFDLLAMLMDHAGRIVPRGDLIDEVWDEHWFGSTKTLDVHVSTLRKKLSDDPADPRFLFTARSVGFRFVAPDAGDK
- the hisF gene encoding imidazole glycerol phosphate synthase subunit HisF; this encodes MTLATRLIPCLDVDAGRVVKGTNFVDLRDAGDPVELAARYDAEGADELVFLDITATVEGRASTLEVIGATAEQVFIPLTVGGGVRTEDDVRALLRAGADKVAINSAAVREPALLQRCADRFGTQCIVIAIDARATGESADERWEVVVDAGRTPTDRRAVEWAVEATAQRGAGEILLTSMDRDGTGEGYDLELLRAVGSATTVPLVASGGAGAKEDFGDAVLDGGADAVLAASRFHFEELSIREVKSSMAERGIPVRL
- the hisC gene encoding histidinol-phosphate transaminase is translated as MSADPRPGIRDTGPYVSPQLDVAARLNTNECPFPLPEGFSADLGRAVAELALNRYPDGQATRLREGLAASAGHAVEGTWAANGSNEILTELLSAYGGPGRSALMFEPTYPLHSRLSWLTNTEVVRRELGERFTIGDEEIVQAVAAEPNVVFVCSPNNPTGNAQPVEITRALAEALPTSLVIVDEAYIEFGGESALPLVASRPNVVVVRTLSKAFALAGARVGYCLADPQVVDDLRVVRLPYHLSALTQAAGITALHHRTEAVAILDAIRRERDRIVAALQALVGVTVFPSDANFVLFTPPGGTDAKDLWQRLLDRSVLVRDLTTVVPQGLRVTAGAPDEVDLFLKTMKEVL
- the hisB gene encoding imidazoleglycerol-phosphate dehydratase HisB, with amino-acid sequence MSEAPRRASVDRTTKETQIRVELQLDGDGAANADTGMPFFDHMLGQLGKHAGFDLDVAAKGDLDVDGHHTVEDIGLAVGQALSEALGDKAGIRRFGSCSVPIDEALVDCALDLSGRPYLVHEVPVPAETIGAFDTGLTEDFMQAFATSAQMTLHLRLVSGRSPHHVVEAEFKSLARALGDAVSLTGRSTIPSTKGTL
- the hisA gene encoding 1-(5-phosphoribosyl)-5-[(5-phosphoribosylamino)methylideneamino]imidazole-4-carboxamide isomerase, encoding MIVIPAIDLRGGRAVRLFRGDPEAETEYATEPVEVAKRFEEDGARRLHLVDLDAALGTGDNRESVKEIIRTVAIPVQLGGGIRTMEALDTVLAPRMAERAVLGTAAAANPDFVRDAVAKYDDRIVVAVDVKDGRVMVRGWQEAGPPIEESIPALTTAGSPRYLVTSIKMDGTMDGPDTELYERVIELAGDVPVIASGGVRNAEDVWGLRELGCEAAVVGKAFYVGTIKLSEVVRG
- the hisI gene encoding phosphoribosyl-AMP cyclohydrolase, whose amino-acid sequence is MSESNDDALDRSAVDLVGLRFDERGLIPVIVQDADSNEVLMFAWANRESLDHTLAEGRMVYWSRSRQELWRKGDTSGNVQHWEELRVDCDADVVLARVHQTGSACHTGERSCFFRALQG
- the hisH gene encoding imidazole glycerol phosphate synthase subunit HisH encodes the protein MTSIAVLDYDSGNLHSVARALERVGADVRVTDDGGEAARTDAVLVPGVGHFGACKRSLAMRGLDVVVRDAVASGRPVFGVCVGLQVFLNGSEEDTEEGIGVLEGTSRLLTGEIKVPHMGWNEVAWTAAHPYTAQLPSGTRFYFVHSYAPDVDTPGTIGTTEHGRVFASVLARDNVFATQFHPEKSGEAGLQLYETFVKEAGSR